In Psychrobacter sp. P11G3, a single genomic region encodes these proteins:
- the lptB gene encoding LPS export ABC transporter ATP-binding protein, with protein sequence MQNLGKRYGKRWVVKDVSFSVEQGQVVGLLGPNGAGKTTSFYMVVGLVNMDKGRVTLGKMDLSKYAMHERARAGIGYLPQEASIFRKLSIEDNILSILQTRTELSKVEQQQELEKLIGEFHLEHVRKSQGMSVSGGERRRCEIARALAADPKFILLDEPFAGVDPISVGDIKDVILTLKNRGIGVLITDHNVRDTLAICEKAYIVSEGAIIAEGTSAEVLENDLVKSVYLGKDFQV encoded by the coding sequence ATGCAAAATTTAGGCAAGCGCTATGGAAAGCGTTGGGTAGTCAAAGACGTTTCATTTTCTGTCGAACAGGGCCAAGTCGTCGGACTGTTGGGGCCTAACGGTGCTGGTAAAACGACAAGCTTCTATATGGTGGTGGGACTGGTCAATATGGATAAGGGCCGCGTTACGCTAGGTAAAATGGATTTATCTAAATACGCAATGCACGAGCGAGCGCGTGCGGGTATCGGCTATCTACCGCAAGAGGCATCAATCTTTCGTAAATTGTCTATCGAAGATAATATTTTATCTATCCTACAGACTCGTACAGAATTAAGTAAAGTTGAACAGCAGCAAGAGCTTGAAAAGTTGATTGGCGAGTTCCATTTAGAACATGTGCGCAAGTCTCAGGGTATGAGCGTGTCAGGCGGTGAGCGTCGACGCTGTGAGATTGCGCGAGCATTAGCCGCTGATCCTAAGTTTATCTTATTGGATGAGCCTTTTGCAGGGGTAGATCCTATCTCTGTTGGTGATATTAAAGACGTTATTTTGACATTGAAAAATCGTGGCATTGGCGTTTTAATCACTGATCACAATGTCCGAGATACATTGGCTATTTGTGAAAAGGCTTATATCGTATCAGAAGGCGCTATCATTGCAGAAGGTACTTCAGCTGAAGTGTTAGAAAATGATTTAGTAAAATCTGTTTATCTAGGTAAAGACTTTCAAGTATAA
- the lptA gene encoding lipopolysaccharide transport periplasmic protein LptA, which yields MKLKFLPTLRASSLCLHKLRALPMVMLLALPLYSHALPSDSNQQIKLLADKATYSERTGVTSYAGNVIITQGTFKMTADNITVNLSQQRSINSAVATGRPATMQQVVTQEKGLAKGQANKIDYNAVSGIITLTGNAKLVQNGASFAGNVIRYSLKAGDVEATAGGNQRVELVFPPNNGTNQSGVR from the coding sequence ATGAAACTTAAATTTTTGCCTACTTTACGCGCATCGTCACTCTGCTTGCACAAATTGCGCGCACTACCGATGGTGATGTTATTGGCGCTACCGCTATATAGTCACGCGTTGCCATCAGACTCTAATCAGCAGATCAAATTGCTAGCGGACAAAGCCACTTATAGTGAGCGTACAGGCGTGACCAGTTATGCAGGTAATGTCATTATTACTCAAGGTACGTTCAAGATGACGGCCGACAACATCACGGTCAATCTTTCTCAGCAGCGTAGCATTAACTCAGCGGTAGCAACTGGCCGTCCAGCGACTATGCAGCAAGTAGTCACGCAAGAAAAAGGCTTAGCAAAAGGGCAGGCTAATAAGATTGACTACAATGCAGTGTCTGGGATTATTACGCTAACCGGCAATGCAAAACTGGTTCAAAATGGTGCAAGCTTCGCTGGTAATGTTATCCGTTATAGCCTAAAAGCAGGTGATGTTGAAGCGACTGCTGGTGGTAATCAGCGCGTCGAACTGGTATTCCCGCCTAATAACGGTACAAACCAAAGTGGCGTACGTTAA
- the lptC gene encoding LPS export ABC transporter periplasmic protein LptC, which translates to MNTRVLIVLALIIAGIAGWFFQQQGDVTPPVNIETTDVDYEATDIKAVQTNEQGETEYELTAESLTHNPETNQDEMSGITMNWEPSAEQRYRIQAGSAAISQQTGELSLSGGFTLVSEGNKSTPDIEPIKVTGSTLKGNTKSGKVYSDAPVKIEQGMNRFEASSMTANLETGEYEFGQVAVAFSPSERQDKALF; encoded by the coding sequence GTGAATACACGTGTCTTAATTGTATTAGCCTTAATTATTGCTGGTATTGCGGGTTGGTTTTTTCAGCAGCAAGGCGACGTAACGCCGCCAGTCAATATTGAAACAACAGATGTCGATTATGAAGCCACTGATATCAAAGCCGTGCAGACCAATGAGCAGGGCGAAACCGAATATGAGCTTACTGCTGAATCTTTGACACATAATCCTGAGACCAATCAGGATGAAATGTCAGGCATTACCATGAATTGGGAACCATCTGCAGAGCAACGTTATCGTATTCAAGCGGGCAGTGCAGCCATCAGTCAACAGACAGGGGAGCTTAGTTTATCAGGTGGATTTACACTGGTGAGCGAAGGCAATAAGAGTACTCCTGATATCGAACCGATAAAAGTAACTGGTAGTACGCTAAAAGGTAATACGAAATCAGGCAAAGTATACAGTGACGCGCCTGTGAAAATCGAACAAGGCATGAATCGATTTGAAGCCTCTAGTATGACTGCCAATCTTGAGACGGGAGAGTATGAATTTGGCCAAGTTGCTGTTGCTTTTTCTCCATCTGAACGCCAAGACAAAGCATTGTTTTAG
- a CDS encoding KdsC family phosphatase, whose protein sequence is MQDLIQKAGQVKLLVMDVDGILSNGQIIYDANGVETKAFSVQDGVGVKSLARYGILTAIITGRSSAMVNKRAAEMGVNHVVQGRDDKLVALNELLLSLDPLLNITAADCAYMGDDLPDIKAMQTVGFAATVPNAHAEVIKRSDMVTTRAGGTGAVREICDLILKGHGHYQDFIAHYTLDEAQTQDKQS, encoded by the coding sequence ATGCAGGACTTGATACAGAAAGCCGGACAAGTAAAACTATTGGTCATGGATGTTGATGGTATTTTATCCAATGGTCAAATTATCTATGATGCTAATGGTGTTGAGACCAAAGCGTTCTCAGTACAGGATGGTGTGGGTGTTAAGTCGTTAGCGCGCTACGGTATTTTGACAGCCATCATTACGGGCCGTAGTAGTGCGATGGTAAACAAGCGCGCAGCAGAAATGGGCGTCAACCATGTGGTACAAGGCCGTGATGATAAGCTTGTTGCGCTAAACGAGCTGCTATTGTCTCTAGACCCTTTGCTGAACATCACTGCTGCCGACTGTGCCTATATGGGCGATGATTTACCAGATATTAAAGCGATGCAAACAGTAGGGTTTGCGGCAACCGTACCTAACGCGCATGCTGAAGTTATCAAGCGCAGTGACATGGTAACGACTCGTGCTGGCGGTACTGGTGCAGTGCGCGAGATATGTGACCTTATTTTAAAAGGTCATGGACATTATCAAGACTTTATCGCGCATTACACGCTTGATGAGGCGCAAACTCAGGATAAACAGTCGTGA
- a CDS encoding KpsF/GutQ family sugar-phosphate isomerase — protein sequence MSDTKNNLTHEQFITTAIEAINTEISALALLTEQIDDRFAQACDIILTCKGRVVVTGMGKSGLIGRKIAATFASTGTPAFFMHPGEAGHGDLGMLVKGDVLLAISNSGESDEIKMLLPVVKHLNIPLISISRDKRGMLPRAANIVLTLGQSQEACPLNLAPTSSTTATLALGDALAVALVHARNFTSEDFALSHPAGALGRQLLTRVEDLMHTNSEDLPLIHQQAPLQQALFTMSAGRLGMTVVTDDANKVVGVFTDGDLRRGLEKGIDLQTPMHEVMVSNPRHISKTMRASDALSVMNESGISQLLIIDDEDRLEAIITVHDLLQAGVK from the coding sequence ATGAGTGATACCAAAAACAACTTAACCCATGAGCAATTTATTACCACTGCTATCGAGGCTATTAATACCGAAATATCTGCGTTAGCACTGCTAACAGAGCAGATTGACGACAGATTTGCACAAGCATGTGACATCATTCTGACTTGTAAGGGTCGAGTGGTAGTCACAGGCATGGGTAAGTCAGGACTAATTGGACGCAAGATTGCAGCGACCTTTGCATCAACTGGTACGCCTGCTTTTTTTATGCATCCTGGTGAAGCAGGGCATGGCGACTTGGGAATGCTTGTAAAAGGTGATGTGCTGCTTGCTATTTCAAACTCAGGTGAGTCAGATGAAATCAAAATGTTACTGCCAGTTGTTAAGCATCTAAATATCCCTCTCATTAGTATCAGTCGTGATAAGCGCGGTATGTTGCCACGAGCAGCTAACATTGTATTGACGCTCGGTCAGTCGCAAGAGGCTTGCCCGCTTAATCTAGCGCCAACCTCCAGTACGACGGCTACTTTAGCCCTCGGGGATGCGTTAGCGGTTGCTTTAGTACACGCACGTAACTTCACTTCTGAAGATTTTGCGTTATCGCATCCTGCTGGTGCCCTGGGTCGTCAGCTATTGACGCGTGTCGAAGATTTGATGCATACCAACTCAGAAGACTTGCCTTTGATTCATCAGCAGGCCCCATTGCAACAAGCTTTATTTACCATGTCTGCTGGTCGCTTGGGCATGACAGTAGTGACTGATGATGCTAATAAGGTCGTCGGCGTGTTCACAGATGGTGATTTGCGCCGAGGGTTAGAAAAAGGCATCGATCTACAAACGCCAATGCATGAAGTAATGGTCAGCAATCCACGCCATATCAGTAAAACCATGCGTGCGTCAGATGCGCTGAGTGTTATGAATGAAAGTGGTATTAGCCAGTTATTGATTATTGATGATGAAGATCGTTTAGAAGCTATTATTACCGTGCATGATTTGCTGCAAGCTGGGGTCAAATAA
- the hfq gene encoding RNA chaperone Hfq produces the protein MSKGQTLQDPFLNSLRKDRIPVSIFLVNGIKLQGQIESFDQYVVLLKNTVSQMVYKHAISTVVPARNPRSSTTTGTSAQPQSAVPTGYQGGGFERGSNPAAGGFEERGFASSRSGFNRGGFSQGQDRGFERGSFGQGQERGFERGGFGQDRGFDATADNTGFEDKPNDGSNDNNS, from the coding sequence ATGTCAAAAGGACAAACTTTACAAGATCCGTTCTTGAACTCGCTGCGCAAAGATCGCATTCCTGTCTCTATTTTTTTGGTAAATGGCATTAAACTACAAGGCCAAATTGAATCATTTGATCAATATGTTGTTCTCCTGAAAAACACAGTGAGCCAAATGGTATACAAACACGCCATTTCAACAGTCGTGCCAGCGCGTAACCCGCGTAGTAGTACGACGACAGGTACAAGTGCTCAGCCTCAGAGCGCAGTACCGACTGGTTATCAAGGCGGTGGCTTTGAACGTGGTAGCAACCCTGCTGCTGGCGGCTTTGAAGAGCGCGGATTTGCATCGAGTCGTAGTGGATTTAATCGTGGTGGTTTTAGCCAAGGTCAAGACCGTGGTTTTGAACGCGGTAGCTTTGGTCAAGGTCAAGAGCGCGGGTTTGAGCGTGGTGGCTTCGGCCAAGATCGTGGGTTTGATGCCACGGCAGATAACACAGGCTTTGAAGATAAGCCAAACGATGGTTCTAATGATAACAATAGCTAA